The Thermus islandicus DSM 21543 DNA segment TCCCCGACGCCGAGGCGGTCAAGGTCCTGAAGGCCCTCAAGGAGATCGCCCTGGAGCAGGGAAACGCCTTTGAGGCAGAGTTCTTGGACCGCTTTTTGCCCAAGGAGATGACTGAGGAGGAAATAGAGGCCTGGATCCGGGAAAACCTTGACCTCTCCCGGTTCAAAAACCCCCTGGCCGCCATCGGGGCCGTGACCCAGGCCCTGGGACCGAAGGCGCCTGGGGAGAAGGTGCGCCGGGTCATTGAGCGCATGGCCCGATGAGCCCCTGGAAGCGCCTGGACCTGGAGGAGATCCTCTCCGAGCCCGTGCGCCTGGTGCGGGAGCGCCTCCGGACCCACACGGGCAAGGAGATCACCTATGTCTACCGCCCCGGGCCGGTGGCGGCGAGCTTCGTCCTGCCCGTGACCGAGGAGGGCACCGCCCTCCTCATCCGGCAGTACCGCCACCCCACCGGGAAGTTCCTCCTGGAGGTGCCTGCGGGGAAGGTGGACGCAGGGGAAAGCCCTGAGGAAGCCGCAAGGCGCGAGCTTTTGGAGGAGATCGGCGCGGAGGCCGAGGCTTTCCTCCCCCTACCTCCCTTCCACCCCCAGCCCTCCTTCACCGCCGTGGTCTTCCACCCCTTCCTGGCCCTCAAGGCCCGCATCGTCCGTCCCCCCGCCCTCGAGGAGGGGGAGCTTTTGGAGCCCGTGCTCCTTCCCCTTAAGGAGGTGTACGCCCTCTTGGAGCGGGGGGAGATCCAGGACGCCTCCACCGCCCTCACCCTCTTTTACGCCAGGCCCCGCCTCGAGGCCCTGGGCCTCCTAAAGCCCTAGCGCAAAACCTGGGCAAAGGAGCGCATAAACTTGGCCTGGGAAAGCCTTCCCGGCCCTGGTAGACTGGCCCCGTATGAAACCCCTGGTGAGAACGCCCCTACCGGGGCCCAAGGCCAAGGCCCTCTTGGAACGGGGGGAAGGGGTCCTCTCCCCTTCCTACGTCCGGCCCTACCCCTTCGTCCCGGCTCGAGGGCAGGGCGTCTTCCTGGAGGATGTGGACGGGAACGTCTTCCTGGACTTCATGGCGGGGATTGCGGTGAACACCACGGGCTACGCCCATCCCAGGGTGTTGGAGGCCGTCCGGGCCCAGGCGGAGCGCTTCGCCCACGTCTGCTTCTCCGACTTCACCCACGAGCCCACCCTTTCCCTGGCGGAGCGCCTGGTGGCCAGGCTCGGGGGAGGGTACAGGGTCTTCTTCGGAAACTCGGGGACCGAGGCCATAGAGGCCGCCATCAAGCTCGTCCGCCACCACACGGGCAGGCCTTACCTCCTCGCCTTCACCGGGGCCTTCCACGGAAGAAGCCTCGGCGCCCTCTCCCTCACCGCCAGCAAGAGCGCCTACCGCAAAGGGTTCGGGCCCCTTCTCCCCGGGGTGATCCATGTGCCCTTTCCCAACCCCTTCCGCCCCCCCCTCGGGGCCTCCTCGGAAAACGTGGGAGAGGTGGTCTTGGAACACCTGGAGCACCTCTTCCGCACCGCGGTCCCTCCGGAGGAGGTGGCCGCCTTCTTTGTGGAACCCATCCAGGGCGAAGGGGGGTACGTGGTCCCCCCGGCAGGCTTCCTCCCCAGGCTCAAGGCCCTTTTGGAGCGCCACGGCATCCTCCTGGTGGCGGACGAGGTGCA contains these protein-coding regions:
- a CDS encoding GatB/YqeY domain-containing protein, whose amino-acid sequence is MTIYEGIQKAIREAMKAKDQKTLDFARVVKAELDRKGDGKPLPDAEAVKVLKALKEIALEQGNAFEAEFLDRFLPKEMTEEEIEAWIRENLDLSRFKNPLAAIGAVTQALGPKAPGEKVRRVIERMAR
- a CDS encoding NUDIX domain-containing protein — protein: MSPWKRLDLEEILSEPVRLVRERLRTHTGKEITYVYRPGPVAASFVLPVTEEGTALLIRQYRHPTGKFLLEVPAGKVDAGESPEEAARRELLEEIGAEAEAFLPLPPFHPQPSFTAVVFHPFLALKARIVRPPALEEGELLEPVLLPLKEVYALLERGEIQDASTALTLFYARPRLEALGLLKP
- a CDS encoding acetyl ornithine aminotransferase family protein, producing the protein MKPLVRTPLPGPKAKALLERGEGVLSPSYVRPYPFVPARGQGVFLEDVDGNVFLDFMAGIAVNTTGYAHPRVLEAVRAQAERFAHVCFSDFTHEPTLSLAERLVARLGGGYRVFFGNSGTEAIEAAIKLVRHHTGRPYLLAFTGAFHGRSLGALSLTASKSAYRKGFGPLLPGVIHVPFPNPFRPPLGASSENVGEVVLEHLEHLFRTAVPPEEVAAFFVEPIQGEGGYVVPPAGFLPRLKALLERHGILLVADEVQTGAGRTGRFLALEHEGVEADVYVLAKGLASGYPLSALLFREELGSWRPASHGTTFGGQAVAAAAAHATLDLLEEGLMENAARVGGYLLEELKAMQTRFPFLGDVRGRGLMIGLDFGTPREERPDLRDKAQRLAFEKGLLTLAAGPSALRLAPPLLLSREEAAMGLEILEEVFRSL